In Candidatus Epulonipiscium viviparus, one DNA window encodes the following:
- a CDS encoding sugar O-acetyltransferase yields the protein MTEKEKAVAGLLYNANYDQELIDHRIVCKDLCHQLNVALPSDIEAQRELFPKIVGSVGKDFFVTTPFQCDYGYNIFIGDNFYSNHNLIILDCAKVTIGNHVFIAPNCCISAAGHPLDFENRNIGLEFAYPITIEDNVWIGANVTILPGVTIGKNSVIGAGSVVSRSIPADSIAVGVPCRRIKAVPTA from the coding sequence ATGACTGAAAAAGAAAAGGCCGTGGCGGGGCTGCTATATAACGCTAATTATGACCAAGAACTGATTGACCACAGGATTGTGTGTAAAGATTTATGTCATCAACTTAATGTGGCATTGCCATCGGATATCGAAGCCCAAAGAGAACTGTTTCCCAAAATTGTAGGTAGCGTTGGTAAAGATTTTTTTGTTACAACTCCTTTTCAGTGTGATTATGGCTACAATATTTTTATTGGAGATAACTTCTATAGCAACCATAATTTGATAATTCTCGATTGTGCTAAAGTCACTATTGGCAACCATGTGTTTATTGCCCCTAACTGTTGCATCTCCGCAGCGGGGCATCCTCTAGATTTTGAAAATCGCAATATAGGGCTGGAGTTTGCGTATCCGATCACTATCGAAGACAATGTTTGGATCGGTGCTAACGTTACTATTTTGCCCGGCGTTACAATTGGCAAAAATTCTGTAATAGGAGCGGGTAGTGTAGTATCGAGAAGCATTCCAGCTGATAGCATTGCAGTAGGAGTTCCGTGCCGTAGAATTAAGGCTGTCCCAACTGCATAA
- a CDS encoding ribonuclease J, with amino-acid sequence MRPKQAKPKLKIISLGGLGEVGKNMTVFEYENDIIVVDCGLAFPGNEMLGIDLVIPDTTYLVKNIDKIRAFIITHGHEDHIGGLPYILRDVNIPIYGTSLTTALIENKLIEHGLMDTTTRVVIQNGETIKFGNSFKVEFINSNHSITDSVMLSIWTPVGTIIHTGDFKIDYTPIRGKVVNLHRLAELGQKGVLALLSDSTNSERPGYTQSERVVGETLSEVFSKYKDRRIMVATFASNVDRVQQIINAAGETKRKVNVMGRSMVNVVKIASELGYLDIPKNTLIEVNDLKRYTDDKVVIIMTGSQGEPMAALSRMSKSEHRQVDIKPGDVVILSATPIPGNEKTVSNVINDLTKKGAIVIKDDTHVSGHAAQEEQKLMIALIKPKYFVPVHGEYRHLQAHANTAINMGIKKENIPILAIGDVLELDKTSIKVTGTVPSGQVLVDGLGVGDVGNIVLRDRKHLSEDGLLIAVMTLDDTGRVVAGPDIISRGFVYVREAENLMDQARNVVRKTLDKCERNQITDWMLIKTHVRDDLRDFVWQKTKRSPMVLPIIMEV; translated from the coding sequence TTGAGACCTAAACAAGCAAAACCAAAATTAAAAATTATTTCGTTAGGTGGGCTGGGCGAAGTCGGCAAAAACATGACAGTGTTTGAATATGAAAACGACATCATTGTTGTAGACTGCGGACTTGCTTTTCCGGGAAACGAAATGTTAGGAATAGATTTAGTAATACCAGATACAACGTATTTGGTAAAAAATATTGATAAAATACGCGCATTTATAATAACGCATGGGCACGAAGATCACATTGGAGGTTTGCCATATATACTGCGGGATGTAAATATACCAATTTATGGAACTAGTTTAACAACTGCACTTATAGAAAATAAATTGATAGAGCACGGGCTTATGGATACAACAACCAGAGTGGTTATCCAAAATGGCGAAACGATCAAATTTGGAAATAGCTTTAAAGTTGAGTTTATCAATTCGAATCATAGTATAACAGATTCTGTAATGCTTTCGATATGGACACCAGTCGGAACCATTATCCACACAGGAGACTTTAAAATAGACTATACGCCTATTAGAGGAAAAGTTGTGAATTTACACAGATTGGCAGAACTAGGACAAAAAGGTGTACTAGCATTGCTCTCTGATAGTACAAATTCAGAACGACCTGGGTATACTCAGTCTGAAAGAGTGGTGGGTGAAACATTATCAGAAGTATTTAGTAAGTATAAAGATAGACGAATAATGGTGGCCACTTTTGCATCAAACGTAGATAGGGTTCAGCAAATTATCAATGCAGCAGGCGAAACCAAACGAAAAGTAAACGTTATGGGCCGAAGCATGGTTAATGTCGTAAAGATAGCAAGCGAGCTCGGATACTTGGATATTCCAAAAAATACGCTTATAGAGGTAAATGATTTAAAACGATATACAGATGATAAGGTTGTAATTATTATGACTGGTTCTCAGGGTGAACCTATGGCGGCGTTATCTCGCATGTCAAAGTCGGAACATAGACAAGTTGATATAAAGCCTGGCGATGTTGTAATCCTTAGCGCAACGCCGATTCCAGGAAACGAAAAGACCGTATCTAATGTGATTAATGATTTGACAAAAAAAGGAGCTATTGTAATCAAAGATGATACTCATGTGTCTGGACACGCAGCACAAGAAGAGCAAAAGTTGATGATAGCTTTAATTAAGCCAAAATACTTTGTTCCTGTCCACGGAGAGTATAGGCATTTGCAAGCACATGCAAACACTGCAATAAATATGGGCATCAAAAAAGAGAACATTCCAATATTAGCTATAGGCGATGTACTAGAGCTTGATAAAACATCGATAAAAGTTACAGGCACCGTGCCATCTGGACAAGTATTAGTGGATGGACTGGGTGTTGGAGATGTAGGAAATATCGTTTTACGAGACAGAAAACATTTGTCAGAAGATGGGTTGTTGATAGCCGTCATGACATTAGACGACACTGGAAGAGTTGTTGCGGGTCCCGATATTATTTCACGTGGATTTGTGTATGTGAGAGAAGCCGAAAATTTGATGGACCAGGCCAGAAATGTGGTTAGAAAAACGTTAGATAAATGTGAGCGCAATCAAATTACAGATTGGATGCTTATCAAGACTCATGTTCGTGATGACCTGAGAGATTTTGTATGGCAAAAAACTAAGCGAAGCCCTATGGTATTGCCGATTATAATGGAAGTTTAG
- a CDS encoding DUF1292 domain-containing protein yields MEKIIFYDEDTGEEILFEIVDSTVFNDNKYLLVVDEDDEATILKEAKDKDDNLVYSLIENEDEFQQITLILMESDEYDIEVN; encoded by the coding sequence TTGGAAAAAATAATATTTTATGATGAAGATACCGGCGAAGAAATCTTATTTGAAATTGTTGATAGTACAGTGTTTAATGACAATAAATATCTGTTAGTTGTTGATGAAGACGATGAAGCGACAATTTTAAAGGAGGCTAAAGATAAGGATGATAATTTAGTGTATTCTTTAATAGAGAACGAAGATGAATTTCAGCAAATTACACTAATCCTAATGGAAAGTGATGAATATGACATTGAAGTTAATTGA
- the ruvX gene encoding Holliday junction resolvase RuvX: MGLDFGTNTTGVAISDPFFIIANPVSIIRRKDPSNIKATINELEKICKEQEVGKIVLGLPKNMNNTSGKRVEETILFQTKLKNRLQIPVVLWDERLSTVAATNVLLEADLSRKKRSKVIDKVAAVIILQNYLDANRGKEIGKNNIL; encoded by the coding sequence ATGGGCCTTGATTTTGGAACAAATACAACTGGTGTTGCAATAAGTGATCCATTTTTTATAATAGCAAATCCAGTTTCTATCATAAGAAGAAAAGATCCATCTAATATAAAAGCAACAATAAATGAGTTAGAAAAAATATGCAAGGAACAAGAAGTTGGCAAAATAGTATTAGGGTTGCCAAAAAATATGAACAACACGTCTGGGAAGCGCGTTGAAGAAACTATTCTTTTTCAGACAAAGCTTAAAAATCGATTGCAAATACCGGTAGTATTATGGGATGAACGCCTTAGTACCGTAGCAGCAACGAATGTATTATTAGAAGCTGATCTAAGTCGAAAAAAACGAAGCAAAGTGATCGACAAAGTTGCGGCCGTAATAATTCTACAAAATTATTTAGATGCAAATAGAGGTAAAGAAATTGGAAAAAATAATATTTTATGA
- a CDS encoding IreB family regulatory phosphoprotein produces MSNLNETMQFKLSMPEQISIRETLTEVYADLKSRGYNPINQIVGYIMSGDPTYITSHNGARTKIRKIERDEILEELVAFYLGDNC; encoded by the coding sequence ATGAGTAACTTAAATGAGACTATGCAATTTAAGCTTAGTATGCCAGAACAAATTTCTATACGAGAAACATTGACTGAAGTATATGCAGATTTAAAATCTAGAGGATATAATCCTATAAATCAAATAGTAGGTTATATTATGTCAGGAGACCCTACGTATATAACTAGCCACAATGGCGCTCGAACCAAAATCAGAAAAATAGAACGCGACGAAATTTTAGAAGAATTAGTTGCCTTTTATTTGGGTGATAACTGTTGA
- the mtaB gene encoding tRNA (N(6)-L-threonylcarbamoyladenosine(37)-C(2))-methylthiotransferase MtaB: MMKKTVAAYTLGCKVNQYDTDAVIEKFIKEGYRLVNFNEFADVYLVNTCTVTHLSDRKCRQMLRRTKKINPDSVLVAMGCYAQIAKNKIRSEVSEIDIVVGTDNRGAVVELVKNFMQDKIAKNFVCDIMEVTEFEELEISNTSSKTRAYLKIQEGCNNYCSYCIIPYVRGKIRSRKENNVIEEVIRLKDAGFKEIVLAGIHVASYGKDLKNTNLISIIKKIAEIEGIERIRLSSIEPTIIDDTFIDMLKTTPKVCNHFHLSLQSGSDSVLKRMNRKYTTAMYLESINLLRAALPEVELTTDIIVGFPQETEDEFLETLEFVKKIGFLDVHIFPYSMREGTPAAKMTGQVDSVIKDERSQRLKEVTQSNRNKILESMLGKEVIVLLESDNTGFTSNYMRVEVSNGKNLTTQLIKITKIANNILEGRAVE; encoded by the coding sequence ATGATGAAAAAAACTGTTGCAGCATACACTTTGGGGTGCAAGGTAAATCAATATGATACTGACGCAGTGATTGAAAAATTTATTAAAGAAGGATATAGATTGGTAAACTTTAATGAGTTTGCTGATGTGTATCTCGTAAATACCTGTACTGTTACACATTTAAGCGATCGAAAATGTCGACAAATGCTTAGGCGAACTAAAAAGATAAATCCCGATAGCGTACTTGTGGCGATGGGTTGTTATGCTCAGATTGCCAAAAATAAAATTAGATCGGAAGTTAGCGAAATTGACATTGTTGTAGGTACCGACAACCGCGGCGCCGTTGTAGAATTAGTCAAAAACTTTATGCAAGATAAAATAGCAAAAAATTTTGTCTGCGATATCATGGAAGTCACGGAATTTGAAGAACTGGAAATATCAAATACCAGTTCCAAAACTCGAGCATATTTAAAAATCCAGGAAGGTTGCAACAATTATTGTAGTTATTGTATTATTCCTTATGTAAGAGGGAAGATTAGAAGTAGGAAGGAAAATAATGTTATCGAAGAAGTTATACGATTAAAAGATGCCGGCTTTAAGGAAATTGTGTTAGCCGGTATTCATGTAGCATCTTATGGAAAAGACTTAAAAAATACAAATTTAATATCAATCATCAAAAAAATAGCTGAGATTGAGGGCATAGAGCGCATTAGACTTAGCTCTATAGAACCTACTATAATTGATGATACATTTATAGATATGTTAAAAACAACTCCAAAGGTGTGCAACCATTTTCACTTATCATTACAAAGCGGATCGGATTCTGTATTAAAAAGAATGAATCGAAAATATACAACCGCTATGTATTTAGAAAGTATAAATTTATTACGAGCTGCTCTACCAGAAGTAGAACTCACTACTGATATCATTGTGGGATTTCCGCAAGAGACAGAAGATGAATTTTTAGAGACTCTTGAGTTTGTAAAAAAGATAGGATTTTTAGATGTGCATATTTTTCCATATTCTATGCGTGAGGGAACTCCAGCTGCAAAGATGACAGGACAAGTTGACTCAGTAATTAAAGATGAAAGATCGCAGCGATTAAAAGAGGTGACTCAAAGTAATAGAAATAAAATTTTGGAAAGTATGCTAGGTAAGGAAGTTATTGTATTGCTAGAAAGTGATAACACAGGATTTACAAGCAATTATATGCGAGTAGAAGTAAGCAATGGCAAAAATTTGACTACCCAACTTATTAAAATAACAAAAATAGCGAATAATATATTGGAAGGACGTGCAGTTGAATGA